aatctCATACAATCAACCAGCAGAGGTTGGCTGTTgatctgcaggctgagaggagcaaaACTAAGGCTCTCCTGGATGAGGTGGAGAAACTGAGAGCTTCAAACAAGGACATCAGTGAAAAGTTTTTAGCTGAAGAACTCCGAGCCAAACAGCAGGTCACCAACATGACGGCTGAGTTTGAGAAAACAGTTAGGTCTCAGATGGACACCTTCCAGGCTGAGCAGAACCTCGTCCGTACAAGGATCATGGAAGAGATGAGATGTCTCCACAAAAATGTTGCAGAGGAGAAGatgcttctgcagaaagaagtggaggaaatgacttctcaactctcactggaggagagagaggatgtcaaGCATCAGGAGTGgcagaaggaaaaggaggaggagaagcaagaggagaaagagggggaggaagagcaggataagcagaagaagcaggaggagtcCCTCTCTGATGCTCTCCCTGCACCACAACCTGTGGAGACTGAGGTGTCTGACGAGACGCCCAAAAAGGAGAAGCGTTcaatctggaaaaaaatcagacgGTGTctgggagtgaggaggaggaggcaataAGACACTGCACCTAACAACTGATTCACACCAGATAGTTGTTCACCTGTGCTCCTCCTGCATGAAATCatgtctgagaggaggaaatgaaaatgttatatactgtatatgtgatgTTATGCATATATGTAATATGATGCtcacaaatattaaacattgtaTTATCTCATCCATATATATATTGCTTCATTTAGTaacagttcatttgtttttcagtcaggtTTTCAACCTAAACGAATCTTAACATAAACCTGAACTTCAACCCAACCTCACAGACCTAGGTCCTCACAAAAGCAgcaatacctggaccacacacacacacacacacacacacacacacatagctcTGATGGCTTTGACGGCTGTGATGGCTTTGATGGCTCTGATGTCTTTGATGGCTCTGATGTCTTTGATGGCTCTGCTTAAATGGCTTTAATGTTGAACATTACATATACATGAGACCGCAGCTTCCTACTCACATCATTTCCAACTGGTCAGCGTGTAGCGAACCATTGTGAGTAGGACAAGACTTCAACTAGCAACAAACAGCTAAGATTGCTCCTGAGTCAAATTGTTTGTCATGGCCAACAACGGAGAACATAAAGTTCACTACAACTGCAAGGATTGCCGGGAATTTCAACGAGATGTCAAATATCTTGAACATCTGTTGGACAAGGAGAGGGCCCGCGGTCGCCAACAACGACAGTTGAGACTCACTCTTTGCGAGGCGCTAGATGAGGCCAATGCAAAGTTGGCCAAAGTGCATCCTCGGGAACAAAACAACTGTGACAGGGATGGAGATACATGGCAGCCTGAGGAGGGTGACTTCAATGACACAATGCACCAGTCTGAGGTTTGGGACGAAGACAAGGAGGCCCTCAGCACCGCAGAGATCCTCACTGAGACCACCAAGCAGAGCCAGGAGATCGACCTCCACAGATGTtacaaggagctgcaggaggctcaAAGATTCAACCAGCAGAGGtttgctgtggagctgcaggctgagaggagcaaaAATGAGGCTCTCATACATGAACTGGAGAAACTGAGAGCTTCAAACAAAGAGGTCATTGAAAAGTATGAAGTTGACAACCTCCGAGCCAAGCAGCAGGTCACCGACATGAGGGCTGAGCTTGCGAAAGCAGTTAGGTCTCAGATGGACACCTTCCAGGCTGAGCAGAACCTCATCCGTACACGGATcatggaggagatgagatgTCTCCGcaaaaaagctgcagaggagaaaatgcttctgcagaaagaagtggaggaaatgacttctcaactctcactgatggagagagagaatgaatctCATACAATCAACCAGCAGAGGTTGGCTGTTgatctgcaggctgagaggagcaaaACTAAGGCTCTCCTGGATGAGGTGGAGAAACTAAGAGCTTCAAACAAGGACATCAGTGAAAAGTTTTTAGCTGAAGAACTCCGAGCCAAACAGCAGGTCACCAACATGACGGCTGAGTTTGAGAAAACAGTTAGGTCTCAGATGGACACCTTCCAGGCTGAGCAGAACCTCATCCGTACACAGATcatggaggagatgagatgTCTCCGcaaaaaagctgcagaggagaaaatgcttctgcagaaagaagtggaggagctgacatctcaactctcactgatggagagagagaatgaatctCATACAATCAACCAGCAGAGGTTGGCTGTTGATCTGCTGGCTGAGAGGAGCAAAACTAAGGCTCTCCTGGATGAGGTGGAGAAACTAAGAGCTTCAAACAAGGACATCAGTGAAAAGTTTTTAGCTGAAGAACTCCGAGCCAAACAGCAGGTCACCAACATGACAGCTGAGTTTGAGAAAAAAGTTAGGTCTCAGATGGACACCTTCCAGGCTGAGCAGAACCTCGTCCATACAAGGATCATGGAAGAGATGAGATGTCTCCACAAAAAtgttgcagaggagaaaatgcttctgcagaaagaagtggaggaaaTGACTTCTCAACGctcactggaggagagagaggatgtcaaGCATCAGGAGTGgcagaaggaaaaggaggaggagaagcaagaggagaaagagggggaggaagagcaggagaagcagaagaagcaggaggagtcCCTCTCTGATGCTCTCCCTGCACCAGAACCTGTGGAGACTGAGATGTCTGACGAGACGCCCAAAAAGGAGAAGCGTTcaatctggaaaaaaatcagacgGTGTctgggactgaggaggaggaggcaataAGACACTGCACCTAACAACTGATTCACACCAGATAGTTGTTCACCTGTGCTCCTCCTGCATGAAATCatgtctgagaggaggaaatgaaaatgttatatactgtatatgtgatgTTATGCATATATGTAATATGATGCtcacaaatattaaacattgtaTTATCTCATCCATATATATATTGCTTCATTTAGTAACAGTTCATTTGTTATTCAGTCAGGTTTTCAACCTGAACTAATCTTAAACCTGAACTTCGACCCAACCTCACAGACCTAGGTCCTCACAAAAGCAGCAacacctggaccacacacacacacacacacacacacacacacacacacacacacacacacacacacacacacacacacacacacacacacagacataagcTTTGTGTTGGTGGTGTTGGAACATGCTTTCTGGGGTAATTAAGAGAGCAAAGTGTCTTGCTCAAGAGCACGTTAGTGTTGGGGCAAGAGGGGATTCATGCTTCCTCGCTACATAGTTTTTGGAGAATTAATAAATCTCATGACCCAGTTTCTCTCTGCGTAAAGAAATACAGACTGCAGAACTTTATCAATCTGTATTCCAAGCACAACAAAACATAGATCAAATCAtatcagaacacacacagtggtttaCACTCAACCACACCTTCCAACGCTGAATGTGTTTGAAACTTCATTAATTTAtgtaatgtttaaatataatcaTAATATCATCTCAGTTATGCTGTAGTGGTTCATTAGGACTCAAAGATAAGCAAATAGGTAGAGGTGAGGTTTTTCTGTCCATGGTTCAGAGCAGCATTTAATATTGGCAGAAAATGCAAAACCACCAAATGAGGCAAAAGCGAACAAGTATCTTTAAAGCTGGCTGCACAATAGATGGCTTTACTGTTGAGCCGGTTCAGGGATTTGATACAGTTCTGCAGATACATAACAGTGGACAGTACGGGACACAGAGGAGATATCTGGATCTGAAACAGCAGACTGACGACGTGCATGTGCAAAGATGTCAAAAATATTATATGTaacaaaatgaatcaatgtATATGAATTGATCACTTTttataatgtaaatgtattttaatgtaaaactaTATCTATATGGAGTGCGAGTAACAGGATGCTGACTGCAGTTCACCGTATTTGCTGGTGgtgtcaaatatttatttttttcttaatatatAAAACCTTTAATCTACTAAtcaaaaaacacttaaatttTGCAATTATAACCAATGTTCTGGTAGAGCAAGGGCCTTGACTTTAGAATctaaaaagatgtaaaaactcaaaacctTTCTGGCAGCACTAGAGTATGAAGTGGTGGAAAGGCTTCATAttaaatggataaaaataaaagcaatctGTACACATTGGTCATTCCTCAAAGTCTAATATTATCAGTTTCTAGCTGATTTAAAATTCAAGAACCATTATTAAGGTTATAAATTTATTGACAAAAGAGAGGAtagaaatgtttcatttgagTAAACACTGAACCATTACACCTTTTGAAGTAAATTCTAccaaaaaggagaaatactAATCGTTCAGTACTAAGTAGTACATGCTGTACTTTGCATTCCTGCTTCTGTCCAGTGTTGAGTAAACCTCGGCCTCCGTCTTCTGCTTCTTGTAATTCCTATCTTTACTCCACCAGATGTCCCCGGTCCTTATTTCTTCTCGTCCTCTGTCCCTCATAATCACCTGTTTCCCTCTGCCCTCTGACTCACTCCTTTAAACCTTCCACTTCCTCCAGCTCATTGTCACAGTATTTCCTGTGTATTAACCAGTCTCCTCTTTTGCATTCCTATTTGCCTGTACCATTCTGCAGGCTAATCCACCCACGTTGGCTAGAAACTAGTttattcacacacgcacactgtcggtacactgtgacacacaaagcGAATCAATGACACCACAAGACAAAGTAATTATCAAGTATTCGTCATAAGCTGCATTAAGGCTTAAAACATAGTGTAAATGATGCCATTTTGAGTCGattatgaatgtcggggcttccggacacttggatgacaccacaggaccAGTATGGAGGCAcgttatgtttttcttttgtctgaaGAATCggtccccagttacttcaattgtattggatttggctgcaatgctgttttgTGTACTCAAACAATTCACCCCTTCAACCCCTCCATCtgtatagtggtgagtagataatgactgatttttcatctctcagtgaactatccctttaagcagAAAGGAGGGGAAGTGTTGAGGAGGAGCCCTGCAGTATTTacagagaaatgaaaccacTAGTTCCCTCAAATAACAGTGGAGTTgtgctaaaacacacacacaacagagctgAGCTTCCATATCCAAGCAGGTAAAGTTCAACTCATGATAATGTTCTGATGTTATAGAATATTTACAGCTTCATGTTACAGGTTATGAGGTTTTTAAATCCAGAGACTGAAATGACTGGTTGCTGTTTATCAACTTATTGACAAGGTTTTGATTTTTATGAAACTTCAGTTTGCTACGTCATGAGTCATACCAGACATTTTATGATCTGTTTGCTATCATATAAAATCCGAtctgaaatcagtttttatATTGTTCATGCTGTTTAAAATGGCCACTcccagaagtaaaaaaaagccATTTATATTTGCTCATATCACATATGaaagatattatatattaatagaTATTACATACAGTGAAAGTGTTCATGTACTTTGTGATGTTTATCCCGTTACAGAAATTGTGTGTTGCTGTTagttatatttatttagaaGTGAATGATTTCAACTAGTTATTTTTTATGAAACCCCAGTATGACGAAAATGACTTAGTGATCTATTGCCAACAGAAAAACTTTGTCTAACATTAATTAATCTGCAGTGTAAATAGTTCCACTCGTCTTTGTGAGTCATGATTTTTTGTGTAAATTGGctcaaacaaaaatcaataaatgatcTATGTTTCGTAGACTCTCCTCTAAATATGGCCTCAGGCAGTGGTTTGTCTGAAGATCAGTTCATGTGCTCCATCTGTCTGGACGTCTTCACCGAGCCAGTTTCTATCCCCTGTGGACACAACTTCTGCAAGAACTGTATCAGCAGGCACTGGCAAGGCAAGGAGCATTGTCAGTGTCCGCTGTGCAACGAGAAGTTCAGCAAAGGGCTCAAGCTCTGTGTAAACACAGGATTCAGGGAGGTGGTTGAGAACTTCAGGACACAAAGTTTTACACAATTTAAGAACGATGTCCTCGTCAAAGCTGGACAGGTGCCATGCGACTGCTGCACTGGCAACAAGTTCAGAGCCACGAAAACCTGTTTGATGTGTCTGGCCTCTTATTGTGAAACACACCTTGAGCCTCACCTGAGAGTTGCTACATTAAAGAAGCACAAACTGGTCGATCCTGTGCAGAACCTGATGAGCAAAGTGTGCAAGGAGCATAACAGGATGTTAGAGCACTTCTGCAGGAATGACCTGACCCGTGTTTGTGTCCAGTGTACAGAACATAGAGGTCATGATACGGTCCCTATAGAGGAAGAGTACGAAAAGATGAAGGCTCAGCTGgagcagaagaaggaggaggtgcaggagatGATACAAGAGAGACAAAGGAAGGTCCAGGAGCTAATAGATGACATGGACACGAGGAGGCAAACCAAAGATGAAGCAAAGGTGAACAGTGCTCAGGTCTTCACTACTTTGCTAGTGTCTATTGAAAGAGGCCTGTGTGGGCTAATGAGGGAGCTTGAGGAGAAGCAAAGAGCAGCAGAAAGACAAGCTGAGGTGCTGGTCAAAGAGCTGGGGAAAGAAATCATCGAGCTTCAGAAGAGAATCACTAAGCTGGAGAGCATCTCACACACTGAAGACCAACTCCAGCTCATCAAGCGCTTccggtcctcctcctcctcctccctcccacacacaaaGAACTGGGGGGACGTCAGAATCAGTGGCCAGCACCGTGTGGAGGATGTCAAGAGAGCGCTGACGGAGCTGGAGGAGACGCTCGCAAAAGAGATGGAGCGAGCTTGTCGAGAATTCAAGGCTAGTTGTAATGAAATCCTtgatgaaaaaactgaaaaatggatcgacacacacacagacctagACATGATACCCGAAGGCATAAAGTTGGAAGTGATCCGGCAGCGGTTTGAGGTGGACATGACATTTGATCCGTGCACTGCAAATGATCTGCTCCTGTTTTCAGAATGTTTAAAACAAGTGCAAACTTCTCATATTTGGTGGATTGGAAATACCCCGCAGAAGTTTAACAGATATACCTACGTGTTGGGGAATAAGGGCTTTACTGAAGGCAGATTCTACTATGAGGTGCAGGTCACAAGGAAGACCGGATGGGATTTAGGAGTAGTTAGAAAGTCGGTGCGTGGGAAGAAAACAATCACACCAAACCCGAGGAACGGGGTCTGGATCATTAGAATGAAGAATACCAAAATCTCAGCTTTGAAAAATGTCCCTTTCAACCTCCACTTGACGAACAAACCGAAGACGATTGGGGTGTTTGTGGATTATGAGCAGAAGCTGGTGTCCTTCTATGATGTGGACACTGCGACTCTGATCTACTCTTTTACCAGCTGCACATTCAATGAGAAAATCTATCCATTCTTCAGCCCCGGTCTCCCTGATGATGGTATAAATTGTGCCCCCCTGGTCCTCTCACCAACCACCCTCAAAGCCTCGACCATCAAATCAACCACGCAGGAAATGGACAAATTCTATGCcctgattatttttcttgttgctGTGTTATTTAATTTCGGAGGGTGGCTGAAATCATTAAGTTGAGCTGGTTGTTCACTAAACAGGTTaatggtttgatccccagctcctccattACCTGTTCCAAAGTGTCTATGGTCAAAATACTGACCAAAAATTCTACATGACAGTTGTGCCTgcaatgtgtgtctgtttgtattttgtgagGAGAAATATTCACCTTCTGTGATAAAAGATGTAGTCGGACTCTAAACAGTGTCCAGGGAACAGAGGACAGAGTCTTGGAAACCCCATTGACCTGTTATGTCATCAGACGATAGACGATGAGCTCCGAGATTGCCAGATCTGTAAAGTGAAATGACTGCAAATACTTTCTGTCTCTTTACATGCTGTCTTATTTTGTTGTACATCATGttgcatgtttatttttcacactaTCACACTAATCATGTACATTTAACAAAATCTGTCAAATCAGATTAAACTGTTTTTCACAATGATGGATGTACTTCTCCTTCCAGTCACACATTCTTCTGACACTTCAACATGACAATATATTTTATAGGGACAGTGTGTAAATCCCAATGAATAACTATCATTATTCAGACTTATTATGCTTGCTTTTGCTGTTGAATTGTTTGATTCACAATTTACATAAAGTTTGCCTCTAATAACGAAACATGATGTTGTCATTCATTTCAGGTTGTTGTCATTTCTGAATTTAATGAATGTCTCCTATGAGTAGAGTACACCCAGAGCTCTGAAGGCACCTCCCTGCTCCACCTGCTCCTTTGACTCCAGGCATTTAAAGGGTTGGACTCTGGATTCTTGCATTCCTTTTtgcatacatttcttttattttaagcTTATTTTCAGACTAATGGTTGTTTCAGTTGCTTGTTGTTTGGGTGCAACCTGCTCTGATGGGGCAGCAGTGTCAAGTGGGGGTATGGTGAGTCAGGTAGGTTGGGAGGTTCAGGATTAGATTTACAAATCACTTCCTAATAACTTAGTTGTAGGCAGCATCCTCCCATAAATGTGGGGCAGGACTCAAAGACTTGTATGCAAGCATCAGATTGCGATGAAATGTATTGTCTAAAAAACTAGATCAGTCTCTCACTGAGATCACAGCACTGACTGACTCATATACAATCCAGGCCAGCTGTTCTATCACTCATGCCAAACATAATCAAGGAGTGCACAACATATAATCAGGCTCCAATACATTTGGGTCCTCAGAAAAGTGTGAAAAGGAAAATTGGACTGCACAAGTCCAGACGTACAGAACCTCACAGTCTACTATTACAAGTTGAAGGATGGAATTCATTTCTTGTCTCTTTAAGAGTGAAATTAAAGAGCAGCTGAGACTAAAGAGGTGGAGAGCTGGGGCGTCCTCAAACCAGGTCTGTGTTTCAAACCCCTGCTCTTTCGGTCTGCACTCCAAAATGTTCTTAGCCAAGATACTGACCGAAATTCCCCGACAGCTGTGCCGAAAGTGTAGGaatggtgtgtgtttgaatgaaacTTTTACTGAAAAGCTCTTTGAGCGGTCACCTATACAGTTCATTGACTAAATACTATAATAGAGTGGTATAATAACATGCTGACAGAACCACAGTAAGAAGAGTCTGAAATAAAGCAACACATAACCAAAAGTTATCTGATGAAATGATTCATTCCTATTCAAATTGAATAATCAAATCCTCAAATTACACATAAAAACAGTGGAGTTAAACCTGCAggtattcatttatatttatttctacttGTTCAAAGTTAAAGTAGAAAAACCTGCTCTGCTGTAGAGAGAATATTTGTGAAGTGAGTCATTGCATTTCAGTGGCAAAGTCATCAAAATGTTCCTGTGACGTTAACTCTTTAGGAGCAGAGAGtgtatttcttttgtctctctcaATTTTTAGTGTGAACTGTGCAGTCCCATTCCTCTTTAtgactacaaacacacacacaatatgttcAGTCCTTCTCTCGactatttaaatatgaaaagaaacaaaaccgACCCTTTCATTGATCAGAGACATGGATCCTCTTTATTCAGAAAGGGACTGTTATGAGAAGAGGAGGTAACATAAAAACCAGATGATTTTggtaaataaagttgtttggtttattttgaaactcgGTTTTCCGATTGTAATGACAGCACAGGTACGTgactgaacagaaaaacaagctgaagggaatgatttcaaatcaaacagacAAAGATAACACAAAACCTAATGCAAactaaaatgaatataaatcctCCTTAAACAATACAACTGATTCCCaatcaaaagacaaacaacaaaagcaaataGCACCCTACTTCTAATGTCTCTAATATAAATACTCAAATACACAATTCTGGTCTGCCAGCAAATAGTATCTCTCAGTAACAGATGTAATATCAATAGAGggctgttcacacacacaatacacagcTGCCCTGTGACACAGCTGAACAGAATTTATGCCTCCGCCTTTAAATGCTTCCTGATGATTTGAGGCTTGAGGTTGATGCCGCTCCAATCCGGATCCTTGTCTTCAGCCATGGAGGAGGAGCCTCTGCCAGGCTTCCACCATacacagagatggagacacagagagacacaataCACACTGACATGGACAGGGGACGGTTACGGCCGTAAAAAGGCACACACAGGTACATGCTATTTAAAaagaattgtatttattttgagatCAGATATTCACATGAACATATGCACCAGGGGCAGACccaggggtggggccaggggTGGGCTGAAAGGGCTGAAATCTGATGGGCCCTTGTCTGTAGTCTTATAGTCACTTCCTAACAAACTAacagagctaacagtaaacaaggaataacttaaatgtgcacctaaCTGAATCAGGAGTTGTGCATGgttgttgaaaatgtgaaaattgtGGTGCTGTTATGTTCCCAGATTTAGATAAATCCTAGATCCTAGATCTgcgccaaacaaacaaataaactgacagaggaaaacacatcCTCTGCCCGAAGTAATCACAGATAATATTGCACAAGACAAAGgtctgcagccacagcagcttAGCGAGGCTGAACTTTGATGCAACTTGCTGACAATCAGGAGGATAACAGTGACTGTGGTAAAATGTTGATGTTTAGCAGTTATTTAATTTGATATCTGTACAAAATTGTATTACAATCCCTCTGTCAATGCCATATTTCAAACAGGACTGTTG
This region of Paralichthys olivaceus isolate ysfri-2021 chromosome 13, ASM2471397v2, whole genome shotgun sequence genomic DNA includes:
- the LOC109631995 gene encoding E3 ubiquitin-protein ligase TRIM39-like, with protein sequence MASGSGLSEDQFMCSICLDVFTEPVSIPCGHNFCKNCISRHWQGKEHCQCPLCNEKFSKGLKLCVNTGFREVVENFRTQSFTQFKNDVLVKAGQVPCDCCTGNKFRATKTCLMCLASYCETHLEPHLRVATLKKHKLVDPVQNLMSKVCKEHNRMLEHFCRNDLTRVCVQCTEHRGHDTVPIEEEYEKMKAQLEQKKEEVQEMIQERQRKVQELIDDMDTRRQTKDEAKVNSAQVFTTLLVSIERGLCGLMRELEEKQRAAERQAEVLVKELGKEIIELQKRITKLESISHTEDQLQLIKRFRSSSSSSLPHTKNWGDVRISGQHRVEDVKRALTELEETLAKEMERACREFKASCNEILDEKTEKWIDTHTDLDMIPEGIKLEVIRQRFEVDMTFDPCTANDLLLFSECLKQVQTSHIWWIGNTPQKFNRYTYVLGNKGFTEGRFYYEVQVTRKTGWDLGVVRKSVRGKKTITPNPRNGVWIIRMKNTKISALKNVPFNLHLTNKPKTIGVFVDYEQKLVSFYDVDTATLIYSFTSCTFNEKIYPFFSPGLPDDGINCAPLVLSPTTLKASTIKSTTQEMDKFYALIIFLVAVLFNFGGWLKSLS
- the LOC109635697 gene encoding trichohyalin-like yields the protein MANNGEHKVHYNCKDCREFQRDVKYLEHLLDKERARGRQQRQLRLTLCEALDEANAKLAKVHPREQNNCDRDGDTWQPEEGDFNDTMHQSEVWDEDKEALSTAEILTETTKQSQEIDLHRCYKELQEAQRFNQQRFAVELQAERSKNEALIHELEKLRASNKEVIEKYEVDNLRAKQQVTDMRAELAKAVRSQMDTFQAEQNLIRTRIMEEMRCLRKKAAEEKMLLQKEVEEMTSQLSLMERENESHTINQQRLAVDLQAERSKTKALLDEVEKLRASNKDISEKFLAEELRAKQQVTNMTAEFEKTVRSQMDTFQAEQNLIRTQIMEEMRCLRKKAAEEKMLLQKEVEELTSQLSLMERENESHTINQQRLAVDLLAERSKTKALLDEVEKLRASNKDISEKFLAEELRAKQQVTNMTAEFEKKVRSQMDTFQAEQNLVHTRIMEEMRCLHKNVAEEKMLLQKEVEEMTSQRSLEEREDVKHQEWQKEKEEEKQEEKEGEEEQEKQKKQEESLSDALPAPEPVETEMSDETPKKEKRSIWKKIRRCLGLRRRRQ